One Deinococcus roseus DNA window includes the following coding sequences:
- a CDS encoding protease complex subunit PrcB family protein: protein MKSRLATISLFLMGCTAMQGSPTFEIHDVLFYGDSNDRVTWFYDTQTEPQSKPLKINGLGYELKTQTVKDSFALPGTLAVNGQSSLLTKTTTITKDFSVTFNPAGDNYYIRTSRDLLGVFLLQNNNWYRLSGSVKAGFAGEAKATFKETGLRDVGQLTDAEANALQNVLGQDAPVVVGVLKDAPDAPLNVDPTPANYRTTALYLQKGLPQEIRRAGGPVKYTQIQYAGNSTYRSQNFGAALVSRESLFQSIWQKANALILPTPAAPDIDFNTSTAVFLFLGQRSTGGYGFKVNSMESKGTTLIVHVTVSSPKPDSILTQALTSPWGLFSAAGKFSDLQVLDQNGNLIAQANLNESPF, encoded by the coding sequence ATGAAAAGCAGACTCGCCACCATCAGCCTCTTCCTCATGGGATGCACGGCCATGCAGGGAAGCCCCACTTTCGAAATCCACGATGTGCTCTTTTATGGAGACTCCAATGACCGGGTCACTTGGTTCTATGACACCCAGACCGAACCCCAATCCAAACCCCTGAAAATCAATGGTCTGGGCTACGAACTGAAAACCCAGACCGTCAAAGACAGCTTTGCCCTGCCCGGAACCCTGGCCGTCAACGGCCAGAGCAGCCTGCTCACCAAGACCACCACCATCACCAAAGACTTCTCGGTGACTTTCAATCCTGCCGGAGACAACTACTACATCCGCACCTCCAGGGATCTGCTGGGGGTGTTCCTGCTGCAGAACAACAACTGGTACCGCCTCTCTGGCAGCGTCAAAGCAGGATTTGCAGGTGAAGCAAAAGCCACCTTCAAAGAGACAGGCCTGCGTGATGTGGGCCAGTTGACCGACGCTGAAGCAAATGCACTTCAAAACGTGCTGGGTCAGGATGCACCCGTGGTGGTCGGTGTGCTGAAAGACGCTCCAGATGCTCCTCTCAACGTGGATCCCACCCCTGCCAATTACCGAACCACTGCCCTTTACTTGCAAAAAGGACTTCCTCAGGAAATCCGTCGTGCAGGAGGTCCTGTGAAGTACACGCAGATCCAGTACGCTGGCAACAGCACTTACCGCAGTCAGAACTTTGGAGCCGCCCTGGTGTCCAGGGAAAGCCTGTTCCAGTCCATCTGGCAAAAAGCCAACGCCCTGATTCTGCCCACCCCCGCTGCTCCAGACATTGATTTCAACACGTCCACTGCTGTGTTCCTGTTCCTGGGCCAGCGCAGCACCGGAGGCTACGGCTTCAAGGTGAACAGCATGGAATCCAAAGGCACCACCCTGATCGTGCATGTCACGGTGTCCTCACCCAAGCCAGACAGCATCCTGACCCAGGCACTCACCAGCCCATGGGGTCTCTTCTCTGCAGCTGGCAAATTCAGTGACCTGCAAGTGCTGGATCAGAACGGCAACCTGATTGCCCAGGCAAACCTCAACGAGAGTCCCTTCTGA
- a CDS encoding S8 family serine peptidase: MNKNPLQKLSLLGCMLLAGCNCLVVPPDGQGKVTLNLVLPAGITSQGQTAAVIPGEYIVTFESSAALRKLRSTAVVSSSESTTQALMRAKSMTELQALPGVLRVQPNYRYEKLAVPDDPYWQNPFVPSNPQSAQWYLDQIGATGAWNDTGTTTTTRVAVLDDGYTHHEDLSLSSLDLQPIGCNTDTGEHCLNPALQNDDPYYQEPFGTSHGMSLVGLIAATTNNTTGVASLNFNGNKQSPIKVIPIGIYTPEGGSSTDIIAKGIRTAIAKGAKVINLSLCISSGGVCSSIVSDPVLDQVLKEAHDAGVVVTVSAGNNGKNFVAYPANSVHVLSVGATDVNQQKSSFSHYGGHLRLVAPGEDLLMLMGSFDEARSLQTTYHQSSGTSFSSPLAAAAAGLLFSKRPDATWNQVVGALLHSGDTLSDPRLPDVKFLRIDKALAEINGDPPAPPALRGTYQAEVTVSGTTVESPVVFDFQASLVNVLSSQTLDSGVHTVHAVIRDGYQPGKTIFTCDGTFTVVKNETITRDLQCK; the protein is encoded by the coding sequence ATGAATAAAAACCCCCTTCAAAAGCTGTCCCTTCTGGGTTGCATGTTGCTGGCAGGCTGCAATTGCCTGGTGGTCCCGCCAGACGGGCAGGGAAAAGTCACCCTCAATCTGGTGCTTCCTGCAGGCATCACCTCCCAGGGTCAGACGGCTGCCGTCATTCCTGGCGAATACATTGTCACCTTTGAAAGTTCAGCTGCCCTGCGCAAACTGCGCTCTACAGCAGTGGTTTCCAGCTCCGAAAGCACCACGCAGGCCCTGATGCGGGCAAAAAGCATGACAGAACTGCAAGCCCTGCCTGGGGTGTTGAGGGTTCAGCCCAATTACCGCTATGAAAAATTGGCCGTTCCAGACGATCCTTACTGGCAGAACCCTTTTGTGCCTTCCAATCCTCAAAGTGCCCAGTGGTACCTGGACCAGATTGGGGCCACCGGAGCCTGGAACGACACAGGCACCACCACCACCACCAGAGTGGCTGTGCTGGACGATGGATACACCCACCATGAAGACCTGAGCCTGAGCAGCCTGGATTTGCAGCCCATTGGATGCAACACCGACACTGGAGAACATTGCCTGAATCCAGCCCTGCAGAACGATGACCCCTATTATCAAGAACCTTTCGGGACATCCCATGGAATGTCCCTGGTGGGTCTCATTGCGGCCACCACCAACAACACCACCGGGGTGGCCTCTCTGAATTTCAATGGCAACAAGCAAAGCCCCATCAAGGTGATTCCCATCGGAATTTACACCCCTGAAGGGGGTTCCAGCACCGACATCATTGCCAAAGGCATCCGCACGGCCATTGCAAAAGGGGCCAAAGTGATCAACCTCAGCCTGTGCATCAGCAGTGGTGGAGTGTGCTCCAGCATCGTGTCTGATCCGGTGCTGGACCAGGTGCTCAAAGAAGCCCATGATGCTGGAGTGGTGGTTACGGTGTCTGCGGGAAACAACGGCAAAAATTTTGTGGCCTACCCAGCCAACAGTGTCCATGTGCTCAGTGTGGGAGCCACCGATGTGAACCAGCAAAAAAGCTCGTTCTCCCATTATGGTGGGCACCTGCGTCTGGTCGCTCCCGGCGAAGACCTGCTGATGCTGATGGGCAGCTTCGACGAGGCACGTTCTTTGCAGACCACCTACCACCAGAGCTCGGGCACCAGTTTCAGTTCACCTCTGGCAGCTGCAGCGGCAGGTTTGTTGTTCAGCAAACGACCTGATGCCACCTGGAACCAGGTGGTGGGAGCGCTGCTGCACAGCGGAGACACCCTGAGCGATCCCAGATTGCCCGATGTGAAGTTCTTGCGCATTGACAAGGCCCTGGCAGAAATCAATGGCGATCCACCTGCGCCACCTGCACTCAGGGGAACCTACCAGGCCGAAGTGACCGTTTCTGGCACCACTGTAGAATCTCCGGTTGTTTTTGATTTCCAGGCCAGTCTGGTCAATGTGCTGTCTTCTCAGACCCTGGATTCTGGGGTGCACACCGTGCATGCTGTGATCCGGGATGGCTACCAGCCAGGCAAGACCATCTTCACCTGCGATGGCACCTTCACAGTGGTCAAAAATGAGACCATCACCCGTGACCTCCAGTGCAAATGA
- a CDS encoding endonuclease/exonuclease/phosphatase family protein, producing the protein MKFRIMEGVRLTVWSFFYLLLVIGIWGLEEHNPSNTAAVAALTYSPHFFWLIPLFLLMYPAFRKKNWAALDVQALTLILVLVFLMNLHIPQPQDCAGKGFDLLSYSTQRGSVSVFVLQEILNVHHPEVVALQDTGPATSSYVTALKKSGWQVTSQGGLITLSKHPILHSQGVLGALITDMRIQNKKVRIINVHLPEVRQPLTLQEDAHRHQQTLQGILSHALASNTILVGNFNAVPHGLWVKPLRKHFQEAMGLGFGYTYPTFMPVERKDQVWYNTGLCLLQHQVLPERGSDHRAVEIKLNVN; encoded by the coding sequence ATGAAATTCCGTATAATGGAAGGTGTGCGTCTGACGGTATGGTCCTTTTTTTATCTGTTGCTGGTCATTGGAATCTGGGGGCTGGAAGAACACAACCCTTCAAACACTGCAGCTGTGGCAGCCCTCACCTATTCTCCCCACTTCTTCTGGTTGATTCCGCTGTTTTTGCTGATGTATCCCGCTTTCCGCAAAAAAAACTGGGCTGCCCTGGATGTGCAGGCCCTCACCCTGATTCTGGTGCTGGTGTTCCTGATGAACCTGCACATTCCCCAGCCACAGGATTGTGCTGGAAAAGGTTTTGACCTGCTGAGCTACAGCACCCAGCGCGGCAGTGTCTCGGTTTTTGTGCTGCAGGAAATCCTCAATGTGCACCATCCAGAAGTGGTGGCCTTGCAGGACACCGGGCCTGCCACCTCCAGTTATGTGACGGCTTTGAAAAAATCGGGCTGGCAGGTGACCAGTCAGGGAGGCCTCATCACCCTGAGCAAACACCCCATTCTGCACAGTCAGGGGGTTTTGGGGGCTTTGATCACCGACATGCGCATCCAGAACAAAAAGGTGCGGATCATCAATGTGCACCTGCCGGAAGTCCGGCAACCCCTGACCCTGCAAGAAGATGCCCACCGACACCAGCAAACCTTGCAGGGAATTCTGTCTCATGCTCTCGCCAGCAACACCATCCTGGTTGGAAATTTCAATGCTGTTCCCCACGGCCTGTGGGTCAAGCCCCTCCGCAAGCACTTTCAGGAGGCCATGGGACTGGGTTTTGGCTACACCTACCCCACCTTCATGCCTGTGGAGCGCAAAGACCAGGTGTGGTACAACACAGGCCTGTGCCTGTTGCAACACCAGGTGCTTCCCGAAAGAGGATCAGACCACCGTGCAGTTGAAATCAAACTGAATGTTAACTGA
- a CDS encoding M3 family oligoendopeptidase has product MSTATAVFPSVLTDLGIQWSALEPRYQALQERPLTPENATQFLLDWSDLQREANEAFTILYIRADLNTADAHSREAYLQCIRDLAPRVQSADAALKTRIVQLEGYEPPEDARLILKRFQTEQQIFREENLPLFTELAELSQQYSQLTGSMLVDFQGEQLTVSRVEQLLLSPDRQEREGVWKAWQKARLSIAAKLDGVFLKQLRLRQQLAHNAGFSHFQAYQWKNLHRYDYTPQDCLQFHQSIEQEVVPLARKLLEKHRQGLGVAELKPWDFYWRSQLDSQNRPALQPFKTVEELQSKAEQVFTSLSPELGRQFAQFRQQGAMDLGSRENKMGHAYCAPLTRQKLPFVLQNVVGMSNDVTVTLHEFGHAFHAYTSMKHQRFFWNTLSATEFVEVPSQGMECLALPHLQAFYTPEEIQRITEAQISRVVHVLPWIAFMDAFQDWIYTQDASDITVEKLDQKCRELLGRFQPEPSWAGFEQELGKVWQYYHMFNTPLYYIEYAFSWVGALTLWKHSLQDPQKTLQSYLSAIQLGDSCSVPELYEAAGLQFVFDRQTVHGLMDFLRSQLSDPV; this is encoded by the coding sequence ATGTCCACTGCCACTGCCGTTTTTCCCTCTGTGCTGACCGATCTAGGAATTCAATGGTCCGCTCTGGAGCCCCGTTACCAGGCGTTGCAAGAGCGCCCCCTGACCCCTGAAAATGCCACCCAGTTTCTGCTGGACTGGAGCGACTTGCAGCGGGAAGCCAATGAAGCCTTCACCATCCTGTACATCCGGGCAGACCTGAACACGGCAGATGCCCACAGCCGCGAAGCCTACTTGCAGTGCATCCGGGATCTTGCGCCCAGGGTGCAAAGCGCCGATGCTGCCCTGAAAACCCGGATCGTGCAACTCGAAGGCTACGAACCCCCGGAAGATGCCCGCTTGATTCTCAAGCGCTTTCAAACTGAACAGCAGATTTTTCGAGAGGAAAACCTGCCCCTGTTCACGGAACTGGCAGAACTGAGCCAGCAGTACAGCCAGCTCACCGGAAGCATGCTGGTGGATTTCCAGGGAGAACAACTCACAGTTTCCAGGGTGGAACAACTGCTGCTTTCTCCAGACCGCCAGGAACGTGAAGGCGTCTGGAAAGCCTGGCAAAAGGCCCGATTGAGCATTGCTGCAAAGCTGGACGGGGTGTTTTTGAAGCAACTCAGATTGCGCCAGCAGCTTGCCCACAATGCAGGCTTCTCCCATTTTCAGGCTTACCAGTGGAAAAACCTGCATCGGTACGACTACACCCCGCAAGATTGCCTGCAATTTCATCAATCCATTGAACAGGAAGTGGTGCCCCTGGCCCGAAAACTGCTGGAAAAGCACCGCCAGGGTCTTGGGGTGGCAGAACTGAAACCCTGGGATTTTTACTGGCGTTCCCAGCTGGATTCCCAGAACCGCCCTGCCCTGCAGCCCTTCAAAACTGTGGAAGAACTGCAATCCAAAGCCGAACAGGTGTTCACCAGCCTCAGTCCAGAACTGGGGAGGCAGTTTGCCCAGTTCCGCCAGCAAGGGGCCATGGATCTGGGCTCCCGTGAGAACAAAATGGGCCACGCCTACTGTGCGCCACTGACCCGACAAAAGTTGCCTTTTGTGCTGCAGAACGTGGTGGGCATGAGCAACGATGTGACCGTCACCCTGCATGAATTCGGTCATGCGTTTCACGCTTACACCAGCATGAAACACCAGCGGTTTTTTTGGAACACATTGTCCGCCACCGAGTTTGTGGAGGTGCCCTCTCAGGGCATGGAGTGCCTGGCTTTGCCTCATTTGCAGGCTTTTTACACCCCAGAAGAAATCCAGCGGATCACCGAAGCGCAGATTTCACGGGTGGTGCATGTCCTGCCCTGGATTGCTTTCATGGATGCTTTTCAGGACTGGATTTACACGCAAGATGCTTCAGACATCACTGTGGAAAAGCTGGACCAGAAATGCCGGGAATTGCTGGGCAGGTTCCAGCCTGAACCCAGCTGGGCAGGGTTCGAGCAGGAGTTGGGCAAGGTCTGGCAGTACTACCACATGTTCAACACCCCCCTGTACTACATCGAATATGCCTTCAGCTGGGTGGGTGCCCTCACCCTGTGGAAACACTCGCTGCAGGACCCCCAGAAAACCCTGCAGAGTTACCTTTCGGCCATTCAGCTGGGAGATTCCTGTTCGGTTCCCGAGCTGTATGAAGCAGCAGGCCTTCAATTTGTTTTTGACCGCCAGACGGTGCATGGCCTGATGGATTTCCTGCGGTCCCAGCTGTCAGATCCGGTTTGA
- the trpS gene encoding tryptophan--tRNA ligase produces MNAPHLLTGDRPTGRLHLGHYFGSLQSRVTLQNTHHSFILIADVQALTDHFHHPEKVSENVLEVLKDNLAVGLSPEKCTFVLQSQVPEIAELTVFFSNLVTLGRLQQNPTVRHEIRQKQALFGESVTYGFLGYPISQAADITAFQAEVVPVGEDQLPIIEQTRELVRSFNRYYGEVLREPRALLAEHPRIRGLDGQQKMGKSLGNAIHLADPEADTRQKIMQAITDPQKARKNDPGRPEVCTVYTYHRLFQPEHLGTVYQECSTGSRGCVQCKQELAFCVNQHLAPIREVRQELQHQDAQLSEMLLDHTEQARVTSKATLQAVRKGMRLLFKTS; encoded by the coding sequence ATGAATGCACCCCATCTTCTGACCGGAGACCGCCCCACAGGCCGCCTGCATCTGGGACACTACTTTGGCTCTTTGCAGTCCAGGGTCACATTGCAAAACACCCACCACAGCTTCATTCTGATTGCCGACGTGCAGGCCCTCACCGACCACTTTCACCATCCCGAAAAAGTCTCTGAAAATGTGCTGGAAGTTCTGAAAGACAATCTTGCTGTGGGGCTTTCTCCAGAGAAATGCACTTTTGTGCTGCAATCCCAGGTGCCCGAAATTGCAGAATTGACGGTGTTTTTCTCCAATCTGGTAACATTGGGGCGTTTGCAGCAAAACCCCACCGTTCGACACGAAATCCGTCAGAAACAGGCTCTGTTTGGAGAATCGGTGACGTATGGCTTTCTGGGCTACCCCATCAGCCAGGCTGCAGACATCACTGCATTTCAGGCCGAGGTGGTCCCGGTGGGGGAAGACCAGTTGCCCATCATCGAGCAGACCCGTGAACTGGTCCGCTCTTTCAACCGGTATTACGGTGAGGTTCTGCGTGAACCCCGGGCTTTGCTGGCAGAACATCCTCGCATTCGGGGTCTGGATGGTCAGCAGAAAATGGGCAAAAGCCTGGGAAATGCCATCCATCTGGCAGACCCTGAAGCAGACACCCGCCAGAAAATCATGCAGGCCATCACCGATCCCCAGAAAGCCCGCAAGAACGATCCAGGCAGACCCGAAGTGTGCACCGTGTACACCTACCACAGGCTCTTTCAGCCAGAACACCTGGGCACGGTGTATCAGGAGTGCAGCACCGGAAGTCGGGGATGCGTGCAGTGCAAGCAGGAATTGGCTTTCTGTGTGAACCAGCATCTGGCCCCCATCCGGGAAGTCCGGCAGGAATTGCAACATCAGGATGCTCAACTGAGCGAAATGCTGCTGGACCACACGGAGCAGGCCAGGGTCACCAGCAAGGCCACCTTGCAAGCCGTCAGGAAAGGGATGCGTTTGCTGTTCAAAACCTCCTGA
- a CDS encoding GGDEF domain-containing protein, translating into MSTQQSLLTRLKHHNYSFLLPAAILLTVHHLFYIKDPAEQLVVTLALGMMLLSLGLYLKNREAYLGVLDWISTWGQLGMVAITLNFVWLSPQVKPDSGLYLLPAWGIVMVWHWTVVYNARPLLSLLISFAYFLGTVTLFWILNQHGFQNLKALDVAIQGAMAIIICRAIHNVYGQMQEESRKRRDAEKLAVIDPLTRLPNRRAFQQELEQAVEHQHSTHLVVFDIDHFKRINDRQGHDVGDLILQKIAELAQQAFQQGRTFRWGGEEFCVILEDISPEDTSRLCEKFRTSVEGHEFINELRITVSLGVTRVQPWDNAESAFRRADGALLNVKGNGRNHTRMV; encoded by the coding sequence ATGTCCACCCAGCAAAGCCTCCTGACCCGCCTGAAGCACCACAATTACAGCTTTCTGCTGCCAGCCGCCATTCTGCTGACAGTGCATCACCTGTTTTACATCAAAGATCCAGCAGAACAGCTGGTGGTGACCCTGGCCCTGGGCATGATGCTGCTTTCCCTGGGCCTGTACCTGAAAAACCGTGAGGCCTACCTGGGTGTGCTGGACTGGATTTCCACCTGGGGACAACTGGGGATGGTGGCCATCACCCTGAACTTTGTGTGGCTCTCTCCACAGGTGAAACCCGACAGCGGACTGTACCTGCTGCCTGCCTGGGGCATCGTGATGGTGTGGCACTGGACCGTGGTGTACAACGCCCGTCCTTTGCTTTCTTTGCTGATCAGCTTTGCTTACTTTCTGGGCACCGTGACCCTGTTCTGGATCCTCAACCAGCATGGCTTTCAGAACCTCAAAGCCCTGGATGTGGCGATTCAGGGGGCCATGGCCATCATCATCTGCCGGGCCATTCACAACGTGTACGGTCAGATGCAGGAAGAAAGCCGCAAGAGGCGGGATGCAGAAAAACTGGCGGTGATTGATCCCCTCACCCGCCTTCCCAACCGCCGGGCCTTTCAGCAGGAACTGGAGCAGGCCGTGGAACACCAGCATTCCACGCACCTGGTGGTGTTTGACATCGACCATTTCAAGCGCATCAATGACCGGCAGGGGCACGACGTGGGAGACCTGATCCTGCAAAAAATCGCTGAACTGGCCCAGCAGGCTTTTCAGCAAGGACGGACATTTCGCTGGGGAGGAGAAGAATTCTGCGTGATTCTGGAAGACATCAGCCCAGAAGACACCTCCCGGTTGTGTGAAAAATTCAGGACCAGCGTGGAAGGCCATGAGTTCATCAATGAATTGCGCATCACGGTCAGCCTGGGGGTCACAAGGGTTCAACCCTGGGACAATGCCGAAAGTGCGTTCAGGCGGGCCGATGGTGCCCTGCTGAACGTCAAAGGCAACGGAAGAAACCACACCCGCATGGTCTGA
- a CDS encoding LacI family DNA-binding transcriptional regulator has protein sequence MKRMVTLVEVAQEAGVSPSTVSRILSGTANVSMRKRHAVEEAIRKLNYQPNIIAKGLVRGLTMSIGVLTQDISSPFYNDALLGVQEALQGTDYVPVFVDGHWHPRDEETAVQRLMGRVDGLIIMGGSLAEDTLNRLAENIPIIAIGRKIPNLEHRSLMLDNYSATRKLMEFLFELGHTRIAHIAGPRDHPDAIERLHGYKDALEAARLEVTPGLIVEGDYHESAGLIAVATLLESRTMFTAIFAANDQMAYGARLALYRRGIRVPEEVSLVGFDDAKTSEYFSPPLTTVKQPMHELGKQAAGALLQLIDGDEVHLESPELQLVIRESTKRLR, from the coding sequence ATGAAAAGAATGGTCACCTTGGTTGAAGTAGCACAGGAAGCAGGAGTCTCTCCCAGCACCGTCTCACGCATCCTGAGCGGCACTGCCAATGTCAGCATGCGCAAACGTCACGCCGTTGAAGAAGCCATTCGCAAACTGAATTACCAGCCCAACATCATTGCCAAGGGTCTGGTTCGGGGCCTCACCATGTCCATCGGAGTGCTGACCCAGGACATCTCCAGTCCTTTTTACAACGATGCCCTGCTGGGGGTGCAAGAAGCCCTGCAGGGCACCGATTACGTTCCGGTGTTCGTAGACGGGCACTGGCATCCCAGAGACGAAGAAACCGCTGTGCAGCGCCTGATGGGTCGGGTAGATGGCCTGATCATCATGGGGGGCAGTCTGGCAGAAGACACCCTGAACCGCCTTGCAGAAAACATTCCGATCATTGCCATTGGGCGCAAGATTCCCAACCTGGAACACCGCAGCCTGATGCTGGACAACTATTCAGCCACCCGCAAACTGATGGAATTCCTCTTCGAGCTGGGACACACCCGCATTGCCCACATTGCTGGACCCAGAGACCACCCGGATGCCATCGAGCGTTTGCACGGCTACAAAGATGCACTGGAAGCTGCCCGTCTGGAAGTCACACCAGGCCTGATTGTGGAGGGAGATTACCATGAATCTGCTGGCCTGATTGCGGTGGCCACTTTGCTGGAATCCCGCACCATGTTCACGGCGATCTTTGCAGCCAACGACCAGATGGCTTATGGGGCCAGACTCGCTCTGTATCGCCGGGGCATCCGGGTTCCTGAAGAAGTTTCCCTGGTGGGTTTTGATGATGCCAAAACCTCAGAATATTTCTCTCCTCCACTCACCACGGTCAAACAGCCCATGCATGAACTGGGAAAACAGGCTGCAGGGGCCTTGCTGCAACTGATTGATGGGGATGAAGTTCATCTGGAATCCCCGGAACTGCAACTGGTGATCCGGGAATCCACCAAACGACTGCGCTGA